GGTTGCGGGCCTGGCCTCGGTGAAAACCCGTCAGGCCGAGTTCCCGAATATCGGTAAGCGTATGTCGCCGTTTGAGCGCACGCCGCCGTATTCCGTTTACGTGCCGCACAACGAACAAATTGAAGTGGTGGCAGAATCCGATCTGGAGCTGGCGGTGTGTAATTCGCCGAGCCAGGGCAATCTGCCGGCACGACTGATCGCGCCTGAAGATGTCGGCGTGGAGCAGCGCGGTAAGGGCCACAACAAGCGTCTGGTGCACAATATTCTGCCGGACAACAAGCCTGCCGACAGCCTGCTGGTGGTGGAAGTGTACACCAACGAAGGTGATACCAGCTCCTACCCGAGCCACAAGCACGACCAGGAAGATTCAGAAGACGAAACCTATCTGGAAGAGACGTACTATCACCGTTTCGACCCTGAGCGTGGCTTCGCCCTGCAGCGCGTCTATACCGACGATCGCTCGCTGGATGAGTGCATGGCGGTGTATAACCGCGATGTCGTTACCGTGCCGCGTGGCTACCATCCGGTAGCGACCATCGCCGGTTACGATAATTACTATTTGAACGTTATGGCCGGGCCAGTACGTTTATGGAAATTTACCTGGGAGAAAGATCACGCCTGGGTGAACAGCGATGAGTATCCGCGCAAGAAGTAAGTTGGTTTAGTTGTAGTGATGTAACCCGGAAGGCTCCAGTCGCCGTCAGGCAGCCTGAAGCCGGAAGGAAAAGGTTGATGTTGAAAACAAGCTAATAAACGGGCGGCCACCTACGGGCTGCCCGTTTTTTTTATGGCTGGCGTTTGCCGCTGACCGAGGACGGAGGGCGGCCATAAAAGCGCTGAAAGGCCGCGCTGAAGCTGGACAGGTGCTGATAACCCACCTTCCACGCCACGGTGGACACGTGCAGGCCGCTTTCCAGCAATTCCCATGCATGATCCATGCGGATCGCCGTCAGCATGCGGTACGGTGTGGTATTAAACAGCGCGCGAAACCCCTGCTTTAGCGCAAATTCATTGGTCCCTACCTGCATGCAGAGCCAGCCTGCGGTCAGCGGTTGGTCGTAGTGCTGCTGGATTAATTCCCGCGCTTTAAGCAGCTTATCCTGAGCCGTTCCGCTCAGCGCCCGTGGAGTGCTGCGCTGCGATGAGAGCAGCCTGGCCTGTTCAGCCAGCAGCGTCAGCGTGGCGATCTGGAGTTCAAGGGCGCTGGCCGTTTGACCGTGTAGCGAAGCCAGCCGCTCCGCCAGCCGTTGGATCCCCGGGGTGTGCTGCCCGGAGAAGAGAGAATGTACCCGGTGGTCATCCTTACGATCGTCGAGAAGCCCGGTCAGCGCGTACTGCTCCATCAGGGGTTCATCAACGATCAGCCGCAGCTGGCGTACCTGCTGCCCCGCGGGTAAAAAACGTTCGCCCCGGGCGTGGGAAAACAGCGCCACCGTACTGTGCCCGGCGCGCAGGGGGTACTGGCTGCCGTCGCTGGCGCAGGTCACGCTGTTGCCCTCAAGCGCGATGGCGATAGTCAGGCTGCGAACGTCCCGCTCAATGATGCTGTGTTCACGTAAGTCACGCTGCGGATGATAATGGCAGTATGCCAGCGTCAGGCCGTCATCCAGCTGCAGGCGATCGACAAATCCCCCGCAGAAATCCTGTGGCATCGGCTGCCTTTGCCAGTTAAAACGCTGCGCTGAATTCATTGTGCCCCCTGCCTTTCACATCACGTCGGCTCCGCAATGCCTAAACAAAGCTCCGTTATGCCTAAGAAGCGAATGATACACAATCTCATTAAAAACTTATAGTGACCCACGGCTTCGCGCGGCCCGATTAACCGATGACTAACGCAGATGAGGTGATGGTAACGATCACCCTACGGAGTAAGACATGAACGAAGTATCCGGTAGTAATACCCGAACGGCCGCCGCCACGCAGGCCCGTTCCGGGCAGCTCTGGCCGCTGTGGCTGGGGTTTATTCTGGTTTCACTGAATATGCGGCTGATTTTTACCACGGTGGGCCCGCTGCTGGCGGAGTTCCATCTCAGCTTCAGCTCCACGCTGATGGTGACGACGCTGCCGCTGGTATTGCTCAGCGTCTTCTCGATTACCGGCGTGAAGCTGCGCCAGCGGTTTGGTGAAGAGCGCGCGCTATTTCTTGCGCTGGCGCTGCTTTGCCTGGGCTGTGCGGTACGGGGCATGGGGGAGATGATGCTGCTGGTGGGAACGGCGATAGGCAGTATCGGCATTGCGATTATGAATGTGATTATGCCCGCCCTGGCGCGTAAGCGTTTTCAGCCCCGGCAGATGGGGTCGGTAATGGGGATCTATGCCCTCATGCTGGGCGTGGGGGCGGTGATTGGCGCCAGCGGCGCTTTTCCTCTCTACCTCGCTTTGGGGGCGAATGAACCGGCGGCTTATCAGTCGCTGGCGCTGTGGGCGCTTCCGGCGCTGCTGGCAATGCTGATCTGGCTGCCGCAGCTGCGCTATGCCGCCGCCGCAGGCCTGGCCCCCGGCGCTCAGGCCGGTGAACGGGTTAATCTCTATCGGCAGCCGGTGGCCTGGTCGGTGACGCTGTTTTTCGGCCTGCAGGTACTGAATCTCTACGTCTTTCTGGCCTGGATGCCGACGATATTTATCAGCCGCGGCTCCACGCCTGAAGCGGCAGCGCTGCTGTTTTCGGCCTCGCAGTTCAGCCTGATGATCGGCGGTTTTCTGGTGCCGTTTTTTGCCGCCCGGGCGGCCGATCAGCGCGGATTTATGGTTCTCACCATTCTGCTGTGCCTGTTCGGGACGCTGGGGATCCTGTATGCCCCGGCGAATACGGCGCTTGTCTGGGTGCTGCTGCTGGGGTTCGGGCAGGGGGCCGGGCCGGGGCTGGGTACCTATCTGTTTGTGGTGCGCAGCGCCAGCGGGGAGAGCGCGGCACGGCTGTCGGCCATGGCGCAGAGCGCAGGCTATCTGATTGCCGGGCTGGGCCCGCTGCTGGTGGGCTATCTGTGGACGTTTTCCGGCAGCTGGGATCTGCCGCTGCTGCTGGTGGCCGGGCTGCTGGTGGTGGAACTGCTGGTTTGCCTGCCTGCCGGGAAGAATCAGCGGATTTGACGGGCAACCGGCGCAGCAGGGAGCGAGCGCCGGTTGTTTGCCGCTTAGTTGGCGTTATTCAGCGCCAGCGACACCGCCAGGGTCTGTGCCAGGCACAGGGAAGCTACCTGCGAGCGGAAACCGTCAACCTGCGCTTCACGCACCACGAAGCAGACGTCGCTGAAGGCGGCCAGCGGGCTGACCTGGCTGTCGGTAATGGCGATCTGATGGGCTCCGCGTTTAGCGCCCAGCTCGACCAGCTCGACCGCTTCACGCGCGTAAGGCGAGTAGCTGATGGCAATCACCACGTCTTTCGGGTTTACCATGCTCAGCTGTTCGGCGAACATGCCGCCCAGGCCGTCGATCAGAAACGCGCGGCGCTCCAGATGGCGCAGGGCATAGGTCAGGTAGGAGGCCACGCTGAACGAGCGACGCAGACCAATCACGTAGATGTTATCGGCCTCATCGAGCATTTTCACCGCTTTTTCCAGCTGCTCAGGATTAATCTGCATCGCCAGCTGCTGCAGCGCCTGCGAATTCACCATGGTGAACACATTGAGGATTTCCGCCGGGTTTTCCGGGGCGGTTGGCGTTTCATCGGTGGCGGTCTGGCGGAACAAACGTGCACGTTCGGTATAGTTGACCGTTTCTTCCATCAGGTGCTGACGAAACACCTGCTTCATTTCGTTAAACCCGCTGAAGCCAAACGCGTTTGAGAAGCGAATTAAGGTAGACGGCGGTACGTCTGCCTGCTGCGCAATGGAGGCGACGGTGTCGAAGGCGATACTGTTACTGTTATCCAGAATATAGCGAGCCACCTGCTTGAGGCGTTTGCTTAAGGTGTCATAACGGCGACGGATGTCGTCCTGTAGCAGTGAAAGCTGTGTTGGATTGTTGGTCATTAAGCGGCTCGCTAATCTTCAAATGTTGTTCTTCTGAACGCCATTCTACCAGATGAACAAAAAATTTCACTTGATGAAGAAAGCAGCGGCGTCTATTTCATCAGGGTTGGGAATTGGTTCACAAAATTGCAACTTTTAACCCACTTCTGTGGGGGGGCGGATGAGTTATGCCATTTTTATAGCAAAACGAATGATTCAGGCGTGATTGAGGTCAAAACTGGTAT
This portion of the Erwinia sp. SLM-02 genome encodes:
- the iolB gene encoding 5-deoxy-glucuronate isomerase codes for the protein MSLLNKAKQPDAQGRIQNVTPESAGWRYVGFDAYLLKKGQTLTLESGDKELCLVLVAGLASVKTRQAEFPNIGKRMSPFERTPPYSVYVPHNEQIEVVAESDLELAVCNSPSQGNLPARLIAPEDVGVEQRGKGHNKRLVHNILPDNKPADSLLVVEVYTNEGDTSSYPSHKHDQEDSEDETYLEETYYHRFDPERGFALQRVYTDDRSLDECMAVYNRDVVTVPRGYHPVATIAGYDNYYLNVMAGPVRLWKFTWEKDHAWVNSDEYPRKK
- a CDS encoding helix-turn-helix transcriptional regulator; the encoded protein is MNSAQRFNWQRQPMPQDFCGGFVDRLQLDDGLTLAYCHYHPQRDLREHSIIERDVRSLTIAIALEGNSVTCASDGSQYPLRAGHSTVALFSHARGERFLPAGQQVRQLRLIVDEPLMEQYALTGLLDDRKDDHRVHSLFSGQHTPGIQRLAERLASLHGQTASALELQIATLTLLAEQARLLSSQRSTPRALSGTAQDKLLKARELIQQHYDQPLTAGWLCMQVGTNEFALKQGFRALFNTTPYRMLTAIRMDHAWELLESGLHVSTVAWKVGYQHLSSFSAAFQRFYGRPPSSVSGKRQP
- a CDS encoding MFS transporter gives rise to the protein MNEVSGSNTRTAAATQARSGQLWPLWLGFILVSLNMRLIFTTVGPLLAEFHLSFSSTLMVTTLPLVLLSVFSITGVKLRQRFGEERALFLALALLCLGCAVRGMGEMMLLVGTAIGSIGIAIMNVIMPALARKRFQPRQMGSVMGIYALMLGVGAVIGASGAFPLYLALGANEPAAYQSLALWALPALLAMLIWLPQLRYAAAAGLAPGAQAGERVNLYRQPVAWSVTLFFGLQVLNLYVFLAWMPTIFISRGSTPEAAALLFSASQFSLMIGGFLVPFFAARAADQRGFMVLTILLCLFGTLGILYAPANTALVWVLLLGFGQGAGPGLGTYLFVVRSASGESAARLSAMAQSAGYLIAGLGPLLVGYLWTFSGSWDLPLLLVAGLLVVELLVCLPAGKNQRI
- a CDS encoding MurR/RpiR family transcriptional regulator, translated to MTNNPTQLSLLQDDIRRRYDTLSKRLKQVARYILDNSNSIAFDTVASIAQQADVPPSTLIRFSNAFGFSGFNEMKQVFRQHLMEETVNYTERARLFRQTATDETPTAPENPAEILNVFTMVNSQALQQLAMQINPEQLEKAVKMLDEADNIYVIGLRRSFSVASYLTYALRHLERRAFLIDGLGGMFAEQLSMVNPKDVVIAISYSPYAREAVELVELGAKRGAHQIAITDSQVSPLAAFSDVCFVVREAQVDGFRSQVASLCLAQTLAVSLALNNAN